GTGCCCGGCTTTTGGATTTCCACCACAAAGGCGCGAAGGTCGCGAAGGGACGCAAAGGAAGACAAAGGTGCAGCGGCAAAAGATTCGCCGGTCCCATCCTCCCTGGCGGTCATTCCATCCGTGCCAGCCTCGCAAAATGCCGTTCGTAGAACCGGATGTAGTTGCTGGCGATCTGACAAGAGGTGATGCGGTCGATGGATATCCGGTCGGGCGACTCCGATCTACGGGCCGTCCCGGTGAAGTGATGGATGTGGGCAGCGTCGTTTGCCACATCCGACACCGTGCCGATGAGAAACTCCGGGGGATCGGAAGCCTCGTCCTCCACGATGACGATCTCATCCGCGGCGCGTGATGCGAGGAACGAATCAAAGCTCTGGATCGGGGCGCTGAACCCGAAATCGACCTGCTCCAGCACTCCCTCGATCTGCAACAGTTCCCGCTGGAAACGGCTGGTATCGTTGCAGCCCAGTTCCGTCACATCCGGACGCCTGACCAGGAGGTAGCCGTCCGGATGGAAGTCATGGAAATACTGGAAAAGCAGAAGACTGTCCGAAAAGGCCAGCAGAAATCCATAGATGGACCTCTCGTCGATGGATGCGCGGCGAAAACGAACCAGCTCTCGATGCTTGATATGCTCCCTCAGTTGTTTCGAATGCATGGCTGGTCTTGAATTTTCACCGGCCGTCGAAGCGCGGGATCCGCCACTGTCGACGGCCGGGTGCCCGAAGCGGGGTCAGGCGTTGAATCCTCCGTCGATGGTCAGGCTCGCGCCGGTGACATAACCCGCCTCCGGGCCGGCCAGGTAGGCGACCATCGCCGCGACCTCCTCGGCCGTGCCGTAGCGGGGCAGCGCCATGAACTGCTTCTTGAGCATCTCGGCGAACTCGCCCGCGTCGGGGTTCATGTCCGTATTGATCGGGCCCGGCTGGACATTGTTGATGGTGATTCCCCGCCCGCCGAGATCCCGCGCCAAGCCTTGGACCAGCCCCTGCAGGGCGGACTTGCTCATCGCGTAAACCCCTCCGCCTTGGAATGGCATCCGTTCCGCGTTGCAACTGCCGATGTTGACGACCCGCCCGCCTTCTTTCATGTGCCGGACCGCGGCCTGCGTCGCGACAAACACGGCCCGCACGTTGATGGCGATGGTGCGGTCGAAGTCCGCGAGCTTGAAATCGTCGATCGGGCCGAGGGCCAGCACGCCCGCGTTGTTGACGAGGATGTCGATGCCGCCCAGTTCGGCCACCGTGCGTTCCACGGCGGCGACGACCGCCTCCGCATCCGCGCTGTCGGACTGGATGGCGAGCGCCCGCACTCCGAAGGCCTCCGCCGCCTTCGCGGTCTCTTCCGCCCGCTCGGGCGAGCTGGCATAGGTGAACGCGACATCCGCGCCCTCGCTGGCGAGACGCCTCACGATGGCCGCTCCAATGCCGCGGCTGCCTCCGGTGACGAGCGCCCGCTTGTTTTTCAGTGTTTGGTTCATAGGGTGGTTTGTTGGGAAAGAGGAGGATCGACTGTGGCGCGGTGAATCATTATCTTTTCTCTGCCGAACGATGGAGGTGAGGCACGGGCGAAGCGGAGTTTTCTTTATCGTTAAGTTCTGCCTCTGGTGGCAGATAGCGACGCCAACCGTCGGACTCCGCGAGCTCCTTCAAGGCCAGGCTCCGCGCGGCCAAAAACCTCGTCATGTATCGGGTCAGAAACATCCGTTCGGCGGCCCGTCCTAAAATACCCAGGGGAGCTGAAAAATGAAATTCGTCACTCATCAGGGTCCCCGTGCCTTCAAATGAAAATCGATGGACATGCTTCATCGAGGCGAAAGCACCGCTGATCATCTCGTCGCTAAAAAGATGCGGTCGGTCGAAAGAGATGACTCTTACCGCCAAACGTTGCTTCACACCGAAATGCGTTGCCTCCCACGTGACAGTCTCCCCCATCTCAATCAGCCCGGAGGTTCGTCCGGCAATCGCCCGCTCGTTGGTTCCTTCAGTGCTTGCCATGTGGGCGTCGATGCTTCGTGCCAAGTCGAAAACCCGCTCCAAAGGAGCTTCTATCTTCGTTTTGAGCTGAATCAGTGGCATCTTATCTGGCGGAGGTCATGAAGCACGCGCCGTCATCAGCGGGGTGCGGGCGTGGAAACGGGATGGCAGGTTGGAGTCATGATGCTCCACCAGAGTTACTGCTGGCACTGCGTTTCCATGTCAAGGCAACAAGAATGCCCGCCGGACCGAGAACCGCGATCGACTTGGAAGGATGGAATTTCCACCAAACCAAGGTTATGAAAAGAAGTGTCGTCAGGATGAAGACTCCCATGACAAACCGCCGGGCGGTGCGAAGCCACTTTGACTGGTTTGTCGGTGTCATATGACTTTGAGGTTGTCCGGACGGTATTGAGATTCCCGAATCATGAAATCAATCTCATCGTGATATCATCGTGATGACAGCCCCGCACCTCGCTCTCGATGTGACTTCCCCAAAGGAAGCGCGCTCTGTGGATAATACCGGTTGCAATCGCCGCGGCTTCTTCAAAGGAAAGCACGCCCTCCTCCAGAGCAAATGAACGGTTCCCGGCATCCACCAGATAGAAACCCCATACGGTTTCGCCAATTCTGAGTTGCCCCTCTCCCTGCCCATAAGCCAATGCCTCACCTGCCATTCCTTCAGGAACCAACTGTTCGAGCTCGGAGAGAGAGCCTATCGACATTCGGTCCGCGTTCTTGAGCGTGATGGTGAGAGCGGACTTCATCGTTCCGGAATTCTTGGACGAACATTATTGTTCTTTCGCCAGCAGATTGGATTTCCCCGGTAGGACTAGCGAGAGGATTTTCCCAATTCTTTCCCCCGCAGCTTCTGGGTGAGCGGTAGGGAGGGAAGGTGCCTGATTCCATCACCTTACGGACGGCCCGCCGCCGGAATGAATTCCGGGGGAATGAAACCCATGCTCCGAACTTCACGCTCCGTTTTTACACTTGCCGGGGCTGGGTGCGGACAAGAGCCTGACGGCGTGATTTCGCCGGGGGCTGTTATCGCATCGGTGATGCCGGTGTATCTGTTGATGATCGCGGGGGCGGTGCTGCGCCGCACGCGGGTGCTGCCGCGCGAGTGCGACGTGCCGGTGATGCAGCTCGTCTACCGCGTGATGCTGCCGTGTTTCATGCTGGACAAGATCCTGGGCAGCGCGGTGCTGAGGAGCGGGCCGGTGGTGGTCTGGTCGATCTTCATCGGCTTCGGAATGATCATGGTGGGAATCCTGTGCGGGCTGGGGATCGGCAAGCTGATCGGCCTGGAGCGCGGCACCGGGATGCGGACGTTCGCGCTGAGCTCCGGTTGCCAGAATTTCGGGTTCACGGCGGCTCCGGTGATCGAGATCCTGTGGGGTGCGGGCGCGCTTTCCCTGTTGTTCGTCCACAACATCGGCGTGGAGGTGGCGATGTGGTCGGTGGGGGTGATGATGATGAGCGGCGAGCGGTCGTTTTCCTGGAAACGGCTGGTGAACGGCCCGGTCATCGCCGTGGCGGTGGGGCTGGCGCTGGTGGCGCTGGGGCTGGACGGCGCGGTCACGGGATCGTTCCGCAAGGCGATGTCGATGGTCGGCGTGGGGGCCTTCCCGGTGGCCATCGTCATCACCGGCTGCACCATGATGGATCTGCTGGGCACGGAAAAAATGAACTGGAAGGTCATCGGCGGCTCGGCGGTGGTCCGGCTGATGCTGGCTCCGGCGGCGATGCTCTGCGCGGCGAAATTCCTCCCCCTCACCACCGAACTGCGGCAGGTGCTGGTCGTGCAGGCGGCGATGCCCGCCGGCCTCTCCTCCATCCTGATCGCCCGTCTCTACGGCGGCCGCCCGGCGGTGGCGGTGCAGGTGGTGATCGCCACCACGGTGCTGAGTTTCCTCACCCTGCCGTGGATCATCACCTGGGGCAGCGCGTGGATCGGGCTGAAACCATTGTTGCCATGAAGGGCCGGCGTGTCGTTGAATCCCGGCCATGAGAGCGATCGGCGCACGGCAGTTTCTCCCGACGGGAGATGAGGGCAGTCTGGTGGAATTCGAGGCGGAGATGCCGGTCATGGGGCCGCTGGACCTGCTGGTGAAGGTGCGCTCGGTGGCGGTGAATCCGGTGGATGCCAAGATCCGGAAATCGCTCGGCGCGGAGCCGCTCGAGGTGCCGCGCATCCTCGGATTCGACGCGGCGGGCCTGGTCGAGGCCATGGGAGCGGAGGTCACCGGATTTTCCGCCAAGGACGAGGTCTTCTACGCGGGCGATGTGACGCGCGCGGGCAGCAATTCCGAATACCAGGTGGTGGACTCCCGGCTGGTGGCGCGGAAGCCGAGGTCGCTCTCCTTCGCCGAGGCCGCCTCCCTGCCGCTGGTGGGCCTGACCGCCTGGGAACTGCTTTTCGAACAAATGGGGATCGATCCCGAGGGCGGCGACGCCGGAAAGGCGATCCTTGTCATCAACGGCGCGGGCGGCGTCGGCTCCGCCTTGATTCCGCTGGCCCGTTCGGCGGGGCTGGTGGTGGTGGCCACGGCATCCCGCCCCACCACGGCGAACTGGTGCGAGGCGCTGGGGGCGGATCACGTGATCAACCACCGCGAACCGCTGCGCCCGCAGGCCGAGGCGCTCGGCATCACGGAGTTTCCCTACATCGCGAACCTTTACGACACGGAGCTCTATTGGGAGACCACGGCGGACCTGCTGGCTCCGCTCGGCTCGCTGGGACTCATCGTGGAAACCAGCAGGCCGATGGACATCGGCAACCCGCTGCGGCTGAAAAGCCCGCGCATCGTTTGGGAATACATGCCCGCCCGCTCGCGCTTCCGGACGGCGGACATGCACCGGCAGGGGGAGATCCTGGCCGAGATCGCCCGGCGTTGCGACGCGGGAAGTTTCCCGAACATCGTGACCCGGATCTTCGACAAGATCACCCCGGAAAACCTGCGCACCGCCCACGAGGCGATGGAAAACGGATCGGCCCACGGCAAATGGGTGCTCAACGAATGGTGAACCCTCCATGACCGCGCACAACGAGACATTCACCGTCCGGACCCACGGCAAGGGCACCACCGAGATCACCCGCGAGGTGGCGGGCATCGTCGCGCGGTCCGGTGTGGGGACGGGTACGGTCACCGTCTTCGTCCGGCACACCAGCGCGAGCCTCGTCATCATGGAGAACGCGGACCCCAGCGCGCGGCGGGATCTGGAGATGTTTTTTGAAAAACTCGTGCCGGAGAACACGCCGTGGTTCATCCACACCCACGAGGGCCCGGACGACATGCCCAGCCACATCCGCATGGCGCTCACGCGGACCAGCGAGGTGGTGCCGGTCATGGACGGACGCATGACGCTCGGCACCTGGCAGGGGATCTTCCTCTTCGAGCACCGCAGGGACCCGCACCGGCGGGAGATCGTGGTGAGCGTGGTGGGGGAGTGAGTTCGCTGTTTTTCCCTTTTCAGGGAAGAGACTGGCGGGCGGAGGAACTCCCGGCCCGTGGAAATCTAACATCCAGGTTTTGACATTTCTCCCGCGTTCATGGGAGGATGGCCATGGGTCGCTGTGATGGCGGCCTTTGTTTTTATTCCTCCCTCCATGAAACGTTTGCTCAAGTGTCTGGCCGTCGTGTCGTTTTCGCTGCCTTCGCCGGCCGGTGCCGGGTTGCCGGTGGATCTTTATCCCGATGCCGCGACCGGCGTGGAAAAAAGGGCCTCGGCGTTTTCATTCCCCGGGGCGTCACCTGCCACCGGCGGCACGGCCTTCGCTCCGGCATTTTCCGAACTCAAGGGCGGCAAGGTGACATTTGCGATCCCCGCGCGGATCAAGGAAGGAAAGGGGGGCAAGGCGGTCATCCGGAGCAGCTTCCCGGCGAGCCGTGACATCAGGTTCAAGATTTCGGTGGATTCCAAAAGCGGGCTGCGCCTGCCGTCCACGGTGACGCTTGCGAAGGGTAAAAAACAATGTTCGTTCGCATTCTCCTCCAAGAACGACAAGTCGGTGAACCTGACCAGGGACGTGGCGGTGGAGGTCTCGTCGGACGGTTTCCTCATCGCGAAGGCCGGTGTGACGGTGCTGGATGATGAAAAGCCGCCGGTGCTCCGGATCCAGACGCCATCCCGCGTGACGGAGGGAAAGAAGGCCGCCGAGGGCACGCTCACATTGGGCCGCGCGGTGGATGTGGACTGCCAGGTGTCGTTTGATTCCTCACCCGCAGGACAACTGGCGATCCCGCCGGTCACGATCCCG
The DNA window shown above is from Luteolibacter yonseiensis and carries:
- a CDS encoding zinc-binding alcohol dehydrogenase family protein, which encodes MRAIGARQFLPTGDEGSLVEFEAEMPVMGPLDLLVKVRSVAVNPVDAKIRKSLGAEPLEVPRILGFDAAGLVEAMGAEVTGFSAKDEVFYAGDVTRAGSNSEYQVVDSRLVARKPRSLSFAEAASLPLVGLTAWELLFEQMGIDPEGGDAGKAILVINGAGGVGSALIPLARSAGLVVVATASRPTTANWCEALGADHVINHREPLRPQAEALGITEFPYIANLYDTELYWETTADLLAPLGSLGLIVETSRPMDIGNPLRLKSPRIVWEYMPARSRFRTADMHRQGEILAEIARRCDAGSFPNIVTRIFDKITPENLRTAHEAMENGSAHGKWVLNEW
- a CDS encoding SDR family oxidoreductase — encoded protein: MNQTLKNKRALVTGGSRGIGAAIVRRLASEGADVAFTYASSPERAEETAKAAEAFGVRALAIQSDSADAEAVVAAVERTVAELGGIDILVNNAGVLALGPIDDFKLADFDRTIAINVRAVFVATQAAVRHMKEGGRVVNIGSCNAERMPFQGGGVYAMSKSALQGLVQGLARDLGGRGITINNVQPGPINTDMNPDAGEFAEMLKKQFMALPRYGTAEEVAAMVAYLAGPEAGYVTGASLTIDGGFNA
- a CDS encoding AEC family transporter, whose protein sequence is MLRTSRSVFTLAGAGCGQEPDGVISPGAVIASVMPVYLLMIAGAVLRRTRVLPRECDVPVMQLVYRVMLPCFMLDKILGSAVLRSGPVVVWSIFIGFGMIMVGILCGLGIGKLIGLERGTGMRTFALSSGCQNFGFTAAPVIEILWGAGALSLLFVHNIGVEVAMWSVGVMMMSGERSFSWKRLVNGPVIAVAVGLALVALGLDGAVTGSFRKAMSMVGVGAFPVAIVITGCTMMDLLGTEKMNWKVIGGSAVVRLMLAPAAMLCAAKFLPLTTELRQVLVVQAAMPAGLSSILIARLYGGRPAVAVQVVIATTVLSFLTLPWIITWGSAWIGLKPLLP
- a CDS encoding SRPBCC family protein, giving the protein MPLIQLKTKIEAPLERVFDLARSIDAHMASTEGTNERAIAGRTSGLIEMGETVTWEATHFGVKQRLAVRVISFDRPHLFSDEMISGAFASMKHVHRFSFEGTGTLMSDEFHFSAPLGILGRAAERMFLTRYMTRFLAARSLALKELAESDGWRRYLPPEAELNDKENSASPVPHLHRSAEKR
- a CDS encoding secondary thiamine-phosphate synthase enzyme YjbQ — protein: MTAHNETFTVRTHGKGTTEITREVAGIVARSGVGTGTVTVFVRHTSASLVIMENADPSARRDLEMFFEKLVPENTPWFIHTHEGPDDMPSHIRMALTRTSEVVPVMDGRMTLGTWQGIFLFEHRRDPHRREIVVSVVGE